The following proteins are encoded in a genomic region of Roseinatronobacter sp. S2:
- a CDS encoding tripartite tricarboxylate transporter substrate binding protein encodes MKSMMKTALRVGVLGAIAASTSSAALAQSCDWTPDRAVTYIVPWGAGGGTDANSRMLATMLEQKWGVPFNVVNRTGGNGVTGHSAIANADPDGYTVGAVTVEINTMHWVGLTDLNYTNITPIGLIDIVPASVLVSKDSPFETIGDVLDYARENPGDLTASGTSLGGIWHLALAGMLNAEGMDPESIRWIPSQGAAPALQELIAGGVDMATPALSEGKALVDSGEVRALAYMHDTPMAALPDVPVTADALDSGWTLAAYITISGPEGMPEEISCAYQQAVEEITQTQEWAEFKESRGAEVVFTGGDELMAYMQAQDEALGATITAVGLAE; translated from the coding sequence ATGAAATCCATGATGAAAACGGCCCTGCGCGTGGGTGTGCTTGGCGCAATCGCTGCATCGACCAGTTCTGCGGCACTGGCGCAATCGTGTGACTGGACGCCTGATCGCGCGGTCACCTATATTGTCCCATGGGGCGCAGGCGGCGGCACCGATGCCAATTCGCGCATGCTGGCCACCATGCTGGAGCAAAAATGGGGCGTGCCGTTCAATGTTGTGAACCGCACAGGCGGCAACGGCGTGACCGGCCATAGCGCTATCGCCAATGCAGATCCCGATGGCTACACCGTGGGGGCGGTGACTGTTGAAATCAACACCATGCATTGGGTTGGTCTAACCGACCTGAACTATACCAATATCACCCCGATCGGGCTGATTGATATTGTTCCCGCAAGCGTGCTTGTCTCCAAGGACAGCCCGTTTGAAACTATCGGTGATGTGCTGGATTATGCCCGCGAAAACCCCGGTGATCTGACTGCATCAGGCACGTCGCTGGGTGGTATCTGGCATCTGGCGCTGGCTGGTATGCTGAATGCCGAAGGCATGGACCCCGAAAGCATTCGCTGGATTCCCTCGCAAGGGGCGGCGCCCGCGTTGCAGGAACTGATTGCTGGCGGTGTCGATATGGCAACCCCCGCCCTGTCAGAAGGCAAGGCGCTGGTGGATTCAGGTGAAGTGCGTGCCTTGGCCTATATGCACGACACGCCCATGGCAGCCCTGCCGGATGTCCCTGTGACCGCCGACGCGCTTGATAGCGGCTGGACCCTTGCGGCCTATATCACCATTTCCGGCCCCGAAGGCATGCCGGAGGAGATTTCCTGCGCCTATCAACAAGCGGTCGAGGAAATTACCCAGACGCAGGAATGGGCAGAGTTCAAGGAATCCCGTGGCGCAGAAGTCGTCTTCACCGGCGGGGATGAGTTGATGGCCTATATGCAGGCGCAGGACGAAGCGCTGGGTGCAACGATCACGGCCGTCGGTCTGGCAGAATAA
- a CDS encoding PfkB family carbohydrate kinase, translated as MDKTGPHIICGGLIALDLELSVSDFPVAGAKHKAYASRLVGGGGALNAAGAIARLGGQVTLYGAIGDDDLAAVMRARITALGVPLDQVHVVAGGVTPHSAVLIEADGDRTIINRRDDRLAADLPPLPQPFGYDAALVDTRFPQITHALLAAARAAGKPAVLDAEAPVRLVQDALCHASHIAFSVQGLTDYAGGADADALAEVAQNLKAWVCVTRGPDPVLCHDGTSAYEIPVPAVVAQNTNGAGDTWHGAFTLALAAGQDERHAVRAANAAAARHVAGQSQCPAQIGV; from the coding sequence ATGGACAAGACGGGGCCGCATATCATCTGTGGGGGGCTGATTGCACTGGATCTGGAATTGTCGGTGTCCGATTTTCCGGTGGCTGGCGCAAAGCACAAGGCGTACGCATCGCGGCTTGTCGGTGGTGGGGGTGCCCTGAATGCAGCAGGCGCTATCGCGCGGCTGGGCGGGCAGGTCACGCTCTATGGCGCAATCGGTGATGATGATCTGGCGGCGGTGATGCGCGCGCGCATCACTGCGCTTGGGGTTCCGCTGGATCAGGTGCATGTCGTCGCGGGCGGCGTCACCCCGCACTCGGCGGTCCTGATCGAAGCGGATGGCGACAGAACCATCATCAACCGGCGCGATGACAGGCTGGCGGCTGATCTGCCCCCCTTGCCGCAGCCCTTCGGGTATGACGCGGCCCTTGTCGATACGCGCTTTCCACAGATCACACACGCGCTTCTGGCGGCCGCGCGTGCCGCAGGAAAACCCGCCGTGCTTGATGCCGAAGCGCCCGTGCGTCTGGTGCAGGATGCGCTGTGCCATGCATCCCATATTGCGTTTTCCGTGCAGGGGCTGACAGATTATGCAGGCGGGGCGGATGCAGACGCATTGGCCGAAGTTGCCCAAAACCTGAAGGCATGGGTCTGCGTGACACGCGGGCCGGACCCGGTTCTGTGCCATGACGGCACATCGGCGTATGAAATACCTGTCCCCGCCGTTGTCGCGCAAAACACCAATGGGGCGGGCGACACATGGCACGGCGCGTTTACGCTGGCTTTGGCGGCGGGGCAGGACGAACGCCATGCCGTGCGCGCCGCCAATGCTGCCGCAGCCCGCCATGTGGCAGGGCAATCGCAATGCCCTGCGCAGATAGGCGTGTGA
- a CDS encoding LacI family DNA-binding transcriptional regulator, with product MNKRVTLRTIADDLGITVATASLALRRHPRISPETTQRVEQAAARLGYIYNRAAANLRQTRSNLVAVCVSDLSNPVFNEFLVYIEDELREHQMQVFLGIAREDLAVQRHFLQTALEQGVGGIVLLPVRGTTRADLSALLPEGQIDPVVPTVVVSRALMDVALPQFVNDDQLAGRLAAQCLIDHGHKHIVWVGGGQQTSTAQNRLLGVQQALSAAGLPQAEILHGPTSRQFGHQSARALLTRDNPPSGVVCFSDLIAFGMITGCQELGKLPGRDISIIGCDDMEEAHLTFPPLTTIAVDKAEIGRRASRRLLAPLTGQDIVVLPPKLVLRETVGPPAPDR from the coding sequence ATGAACAAGCGCGTCACTCTTCGTACGATTGCTGATGATCTGGGTATCACGGTCGCAACCGCGTCATTGGCCTTGCGTCGCCATCCGCGTATCTCGCCGGAAACAACGCAACGTGTGGAACAAGCTGCCGCGCGGCTTGGCTACATTTACAATCGCGCCGCTGCCAATCTGCGCCAGACGCGCAGCAACCTTGTGGCCGTGTGTGTCAGCGATTTGTCGAACCCGGTCTTTAATGAATTTCTGGTCTATATCGAAGATGAACTGCGCGAGCATCAGATGCAGGTCTTTCTTGGGATCGCACGCGAAGATCTGGCGGTGCAGCGGCACTTTTTGCAAACCGCGCTGGAGCAGGGGGTCGGCGGCATCGTCCTATTGCCTGTCAGGGGCACCACCCGTGCCGATCTGTCAGCACTTTTACCCGAAGGGCAAATTGATCCGGTGGTGCCGACAGTGGTTGTGTCGCGCGCACTTATGGATGTGGCCCTGCCCCAATTCGTCAATGATGACCAGCTTGCAGGGCGACTGGCGGCCCAATGCCTGATTGATCACGGACACAAACACATTGTCTGGGTTGGCGGCGGTCAACAGACATCCACCGCCCAAAACCGGCTTTTGGGTGTACAGCAGGCGCTGTCGGCAGCGGGCCTGCCACAGGCCGAAATCCTGCACGGCCCGACATCGCGCCAGTTCGGCCACCAAAGCGCGCGTGCATTGCTGACGCGGGACAATCCCCCTTCAGGGGTGGTGTGCTTCAGTGATCTTATTGCCTTTGGCATGATCACCGGCTGTCAGGAACTGGGCAAACTGCCCGGCAGGGATATATCCATCATTGGCTGCGACGACATGGAAGAAGCGCATCTGACCTTTCCGCCACTGACCACCATCGCCGTGGACAAGGCCGAAATCGGGCGGCGCGCGTCCCGCAGGTTACTTGCCCCGC
- a CDS encoding tripartite tricarboxylate transporter TctB family protein — protein MTLRRDFVVGAVLIALAIAMIWGAQGFPRIRAMPYGPDLFPKIIAGGLIVSALGIILEGIRDIRSDRIDDSAGRDRITMLAALSFMGIVALVAGFALLLPVLGFHVAAALVLLCAVRIFGGNWVLAGIMALSAPVVLHYIFYSLMRVVLPWGVLAPYAW, from the coding sequence ATGACACTTAGACGGGACTTTGTGGTGGGGGCGGTCCTGATCGCCCTTGCTATTGCCATGATCTGGGGTGCGCAGGGTTTCCCGCGCATTCGGGCCATGCCCTATGGGCCTGATCTGTTTCCCAAAATCATCGCGGGCGGACTTATCGTTTCGGCCCTTGGTATCATTCTCGAAGGCATTCGGGACATCCGCTCTGACCGGATTGATGACAGTGCCGGACGTGACAGGATAACCATGCTGGCCGCACTGTCCTTTATGGGAATCGTGGCGCTGGTTGCAGGCTTTGCGCTACTGCTGCCGGTTCTGGGCTTTCATGTTGCCGCTGCGCTGGTGCTACTGTGCGCGGTGCGCATTTTCGGCGGTAACTGGGTGCTGGCAGGGATCATGGCGCTGAGTGCGCCTGTGGTTCTGCACTACATCTTCTATTCATTGATGCGCGTTGTGCTGCCTTGGGGCGTGCTCGCGCCCTATGCCTGGTAG
- the parE gene encoding DNA topoisomerase IV subunit B, which yields MSDLLQNSEIYDASSIEVLEGLEPVRKRPGMYIGGTDERALHHLVAEVLDNSMDEAVAGHANRIEVELHADYSVTIRDNGRGIPIDPHPKFPGKSALEVILCTLHAGGKFSGKAYQTSGGLHGVGASVVNALSDHMRVEVARNRELFAQEFSRGIPQGPVAKVGPAPNRRGTSVTFHPDAEIFGALRFRPSRMLKMVRSKAYLFSGVEIRWKSAIPDGDTPMEAVFHFPGGLADYLNEQLTGNVTYSDKPFAGKVSFQEKFNQPGSVEWAINWTPVRDGFVQSYCNTVPTPEGGTHEQGFWAAVLKGIRAYGELANNKKAAQITREDMITGGCALVSCFIREPEFVGQTKDRLATTEAARMVEGAVRDHFDNWLAADPKAAGAILDFLVLRAEERLKRRQEKETSRKTATKKLRLPGKLVDCSATNRAGTELFIVEGDSAGGSAKMGRDRKTQALLPLRGKILNVLGAASNKLGTNAEINDLCQAMGVGLGSKFRLDDLRYDKIIIMTDADVDGAHIAALLMTFFFTQMRPMIDAGHLYLACPPLFRLTQGANRVYALDEAEKARLIAEGFGGKGKIDVSRFKGLGEMDAKDLKETTMDPASRRLIRVCVDDDLPGETSDLVERLMGKKPELRFQYISENARFVEELDV from the coding sequence ATGTCTGACCTTTTGCAAAATTCCGAAATCTATGATGCTTCGTCCATTGAAGTGCTGGAAGGGTTGGAACCTGTCCGCAAACGTCCGGGCATGTATATTGGCGGCACCGATGAACGCGCGCTTCATCACCTTGTGGCCGAAGTGCTGGACAATTCCATGGACGAAGCGGTGGCCGGACATGCCAACCGCATAGAGGTGGAACTGCACGCGGATTATTCCGTCACCATCCGCGATAACGGCCGCGGCATCCCCATCGACCCCCACCCTAAATTCCCCGGCAAATCCGCGCTTGAAGTGATCTTGTGCACGCTTCATGCAGGCGGCAAGTTTTCCGGCAAGGCCTATCAGACATCAGGCGGCCTGCACGGGGTGGGCGCATCGGTCGTCAATGCGTTGTCAGATCATATGCGCGTCGAAGTGGCGCGCAATCGCGAATTATTCGCACAGGAATTTTCACGCGGTATTCCGCAAGGACCGGTTGCAAAAGTTGGCCCTGCCCCGAACCGGCGCGGCACCTCTGTGACATTCCACCCTGATGCCGAGATTTTTGGCGCGCTGCGGTTTCGCCCGTCGCGCATGCTGAAAATGGTGCGCTCCAAGGCGTATCTGTTTTCCGGCGTCGAAATCCGCTGGAAATCCGCCATCCCGGACGGCGACACCCCGATGGAGGCCGTCTTCCATTTCCCCGGTGGCCTTGCCGATTACCTGAATGAACAACTGACCGGCAATGTCACCTATTCCGACAAGCCCTTCGCGGGCAAAGTCAGCTTTCAGGAAAAATTCAACCAGCCCGGTTCGGTAGAATGGGCCATCAACTGGACGCCGGTGCGCGACGGGTTCGTGCAAAGCTATTGCAACACTGTCCCCACACCCGAAGGCGGCACGCATGAGCAGGGCTTCTGGGCCGCCGTGCTGAAGGGCATCCGCGCTTATGGCGAACTGGCCAATAACAAAAAAGCCGCCCAGATCACCCGCGAGGACATGATCACGGGCGGCTGCGCGCTGGTGTCATGCTTCATCCGCGAACCTGAATTCGTGGGCCAGACCAAGGACCGCCTTGCCACGACTGAGGCCGCGCGCATGGTCGAAGGGGCGGTGCGCGACCATTTCGACAACTGGCTGGCCGCAGACCCAAAAGCGGCAGGCGCTATCCTTGATTTTCTGGTGCTGCGCGCCGAAGAACGGCTGAAACGGCGGCAGGAAAAGGAAACCAGCCGCAAGACCGCCACCAAGAAACTGCGCCTTCCGGGCAAGCTGGTGGATTGTTCTGCCACCAACCGCGCGGGCACAGAATTGTTCATCGTCGAAGGTGACAGCGCGGGCGGGTCGGCAAAAATGGGCCGCGACCGCAAAACCCAGGCCCTGCTGCCGCTGCGTGGCAAAATCCTGAACGTGCTGGGGGCTGCCAGCAACAAACTGGGCACGAATGCCGAAATCAACGATCTGTGTCAGGCCATGGGCGTGGGGCTTGGGTCCAAGTTCCGGCTGGATGACCTGCGCTATGACAAGATCATCATCATGACCGATGCGGATGTGGACGGCGCGCATATTGCGGCCCTGCTGATGACATTTTTCTTCACCCAGATGCGGCCCATGATTGATGCAGGACACCTGTATCTGGCCTGCCCGCCGCTGTTTCGCCTGACGCAAGGAGCCAATCGGGTCTATGCCCTGGACGAGGCCGAGAAAGCACGCCTGATCGCCGAAGGGTTTGGCGGCAAGGGCAAGATCGACGTGTCCCGCTTCAAGGGCCTGGGCGAAATGGACGCCAAGGACCTGAAGGAAACCACCATGGACCCCGCATCACGGCGCTTGATCCGTGTCTGCGTAGACGACGACCTGCCGGGCGAGACATCTGATCTGGTGGAGCGGCTGATGGGCAAGAAACCCGAATTGCGGTTCCAGTATATCAGCGAGAATGCACGGTTTGTGGAGGAGTTGGATGTGTAA
- a CDS encoding tripartite tricarboxylate transporter permease, whose product MDLLAILSIVVEPRILGTILLCTLYGAFVGAMPGLTATMAVALLVPFTWFMDPVQAAAAIVATTTTAIFAGDISGALLKIPGTPASAAYVEDSFRLSQTGKPRTTLFTSLFASVCGGVIGVAILAYATPQLAQLSRSFSSDEAFWLATLGLSCAVFVGGPSVPRNFASLFIGLAVATIGIDVAVGHPRYTFGLMELYDGINFIPAMIGIFALSELLRNAALGRQAHLGKLVVEPLFSAIRDAWREFRKRWKNVIRSASGGTVIGALPGAGADVAAWIAYAVSRRFSKTPEAYGRGHVEGVVDGGAANNAAVAGAWTPALVFGIPGDSVTAIAIGVLMMKGLTPGPDIFTNDTVLVYTIFGSFFMANVMMLLTGGLVVALATQILRVPRAVLMPLILLLSMIGGYAITGSVIAIWIILALGLLASGMIWAGMPLAPAILGIVLGRIVEDNFMVSMMKSRGDLTEFFARDTAAVLGTLTLLVWAALLLRAGWSFFGNRTSSK is encoded by the coding sequence ATGGACCTTCTTGCAATTCTAAGCATTGTCGTGGAACCCAGAATTCTGGGGACCATCCTGCTATGCACGCTGTATGGGGCTTTCGTGGGTGCCATGCCGGGGCTGACGGCCACGATGGCGGTGGCGCTTCTGGTGCCGTTCACATGGTTCATGGACCCCGTTCAGGCCGCAGCCGCAATCGTGGCCACGACGACCACCGCCATCTTCGCGGGCGATATTTCGGGCGCATTGCTGAAGATACCGGGCACGCCTGCATCCGCCGCCTATGTCGAGGACAGCTTTCGTCTGTCGCAGACTGGCAAGCCACGCACAACGCTGTTCACATCGCTTTTCGCATCTGTGTGCGGCGGCGTGATCGGGGTTGCCATTCTGGCCTATGCGACACCACAGCTGGCGCAACTGTCCCGCAGCTTCTCCAGTGACGAGGCATTCTGGCTTGCCACATTGGGCCTGTCCTGTGCCGTCTTCGTGGGCGGGCCATCCGTGCCGCGAAATTTTGCAAGCCTGTTCATCGGGCTGGCGGTGGCCACCATCGGCATCGATGTGGCTGTCGGGCACCCGCGCTACACATTCGGCTTGATGGAGCTTTATGACGGCATCAATTTCATCCCTGCGATGATTGGAATTTTCGCGCTGTCCGAACTGCTGCGCAATGCCGCACTGGGCCGTCAGGCGCATTTGGGAAAACTGGTTGTTGAACCGCTGTTTTCGGCCATCCGCGACGCGTGGCGTGAATTTCGCAAGCGTTGGAAAAATGTCATCCGTTCCGCAAGCGGCGGCACCGTGATCGGTGCATTGCCCGGCGCGGGGGCGGATGTGGCCGCATGGATTGCCTATGCCGTGTCGCGCCGGTTTTCCAAAACGCCCGAAGCCTATGGGCGCGGGCATGTCGAAGGGGTTGTGGACGGGGGCGCGGCCAATAACGCCGCCGTGGCGGGCGCATGGACGCCAGCGCTGGTGTTCGGCATTCCCGGCGACAGTGTGACTGCGATTGCCATTGGCGTGCTGATGATGAAGGGCCTGACACCGGGGCCGGATATTTTCACCAATGATACTGTGCTGGTCTACACGATTTTCGGGTCGTTCTTCATGGCAAACGTAATGATGCTGTTGACCGGCGGGCTGGTGGTGGCGCTGGCCACCCAGATTTTGCGCGTGCCGCGTGCCGTCCTTATGCCGTTGATTTTGCTGCTGTCCATGATTGGCGGCTATGCCATTACCGGCAGCGTTATCGCAATCTGGATCATTCTGGCGCTGGGACTTCTGGCCAGTGGCATGATCTGGGCCGGTATGCCGCTGGCCCCTGCCATTCTGGGCATCGTCCTTGGCCGGATTGTCGAGGATAACTTCATGGTGTCGATGATGAAGTCTCGCGGTGATCTGACCGAATTCTTTGCGCGCGACACGGCTGCGGTGCTGGGCACGCTGACATTGCTGGTTTGGGCCGCGCTGCTGCTGCGCGCTGGCTGGAGCTTTTTTGGAAACCGGACTTCGTCCAAATAA
- a CDS encoding Gfo/Idh/MocA family protein, with the protein MTTPLKVAIAGAGAISEFHLKGWQAQSGIELVGICDPDAQKARARADEFAIAQVYTDTARMLDETRPDALDIITPVGTHAPLVRMAAAHGIHVMCQKPMTPTVAEAEALIADVGEKIRFMVHENYRFRPHYAEIAQRVQGGQIGRLRHARLTVRSASLFSYGDAPAFLLNRQPYLAAFPRLLVFEVLIHHLDALRAILGEMHVLNARLDRINPALKGEDVALVTLQSRASGAIITIDANISALGYPDLPTDRLELLGDADTLVYDRDRITLLSRPDDVSIHDLAANYQACFTGAVTEFVTGLRTGRTFATDRLDNLETLRLMEAIYDKAGGGV; encoded by the coding sequence ATGACCACACCCTTGAAAGTAGCAATTGCAGGCGCAGGGGCCATAAGCGAATTCCACCTGAAGGGATGGCAGGCGCAGTCCGGTATTGAACTGGTGGGTATTTGCGACCCCGATGCGCAAAAAGCCCGCGCCCGCGCGGATGAATTCGCCATTGCGCAGGTCTACACCGACACAGCCCGCATGCTGGACGAAACCCGCCCTGATGCACTGGACATCATAACACCCGTGGGCACACATGCCCCCTTGGTGCGCATGGCCGCCGCGCATGGCATACACGTTATGTGCCAGAAACCGATGACCCCCACTGTGGCCGAGGCAGAGGCCCTGATTGCCGATGTGGGCGAGAAAATTCGCTTCATGGTGCATGAAAACTACCGGTTCCGGCCCCATTACGCCGAAATCGCGCAGCGCGTGCAGGGTGGCCAGATCGGGCGGTTGCGCCATGCACGGCTGACCGTGCGGTCCGCGTCGCTGTTCAGCTATGGCGACGCGCCCGCGTTCTTGCTGAACCGCCAGCCCTATCTGGCAGCGTTTCCACGCCTTCTGGTGTTCGAGGTGCTGATTCACCATCTGGACGCGCTGCGCGCCATCCTTGGCGAAATGCATGTGCTAAATGCGCGGCTGGATAGAATAAACCCCGCGTTGAAGGGCGAGGATGTGGCGCTGGTGACCCTGCAATCGCGCGCCAGCGGGGCGATTATCACGATTGATGCCAACATCTCGGCGCTGGGCTACCCTGATCTGCCGACCGACCGGCTGGAATTGCTGGGCGATGCGGACACATTGGTTTATGACCGCGACCGCATTACCCTGCTGTCGCGCCCTGATGACGTGTCGATCCATGATCTGGCGGCGAACTATCAGGCCTGCTTTACCGGTGCCGTGACCGAATTTGTGACGGGCCTGCGCACCGGCCGGACGTTTGCCACCGACCGGCTGGACAACCTTGAAACGCTGCGCCTGATGGAAGCGATTTATGACAAGGCAGGCGGCGGGGTTTGA
- a CDS encoding HpcH/HpaI aldolase/citrate lyase family protein, whose product MTGRNKLKARIKAGETVAAAWLDLGSPDVAELLVHAGWDVIVVDCEHGAAGLEDGFNLIRAVEAAGGEAILRVPDASEAVLKRALDRGARSLMVPMVHSAQMAQGVADCCLYPPRGQRGYAAPIVRASGFGAIPDFARERAHEELLLMVQIEHVDAVSEIPAIAAIDGIDMVFVGPNDLAASMGYLERMDTPEVLDVVNKAEELTLQGGLSLGTVLWPNRNYRDLQQAGYRLIVGPCDVAMLANAAREARAACLDMLR is encoded by the coding sequence ATGACAGGAAGAAACAAACTGAAGGCGCGCATCAAGGCGGGGGAAACCGTTGCGGCGGCATGGCTGGATCTGGGGTCACCCGATGTGGCGGAATTGCTGGTGCATGCGGGCTGGGATGTGATTGTTGTCGATTGCGAGCATGGCGCAGCAGGGCTTGAAGATGGCTTCAACCTGATCCGCGCTGTCGAAGCGGCAGGGGGCGAGGCCATTCTGCGCGTGCCCGACGCCAGCGAGGCCGTGCTGAAACGCGCGCTGGACCGTGGCGCGCGGTCGTTGATGGTGCCCATGGTGCATTCGGCCCAAATGGCCCAGGGCGTGGCAGATTGCTGCCTGTATCCGCCGCGCGGCCAGCGTGGCTATGCCGCACCGATTGTGCGCGCGTCGGGGTTTGGGGCGATACCGGATTTCGCGCGCGAGCGTGCCCATGAAGAACTGCTGCTTATGGTGCAGATTGAACATGTGGATGCGGTTTCGGAAATTCCTGCAATCGCAGCAATTGACGGCATAGACATGGTGTTTGTCGGGCCGAATGATCTGGCCGCGTCCATGGGATATCTGGAACGGATGGACACCCCCGAAGTGCTGGACGTCGTGAACAAGGCCGAAGAACTGACGCTTCAGGGCGGATTGTCGCTGGGCACAGTGCTTTGGCCAAACCGCAACTACCGCGATTTGCAACAGGCCGGCTACCGGCTGATTGTCGGGCCTTGCGATGTTGCCATGCTGGCGAATGCGGCCCGCGAAGCGCGCGCCGCTTGCCTTGATATGTTGCGCTAA